The proteins below come from a single Saccharophagus degradans 2-40 genomic window:
- a CDS encoding glucosaminidase domain-containing protein, translating to MVGKNNILHGAQRTIHYVFVMLGLVFVAEESSANTAPQVLPEIRLTSYTPLGPTPKFAAMADVKAKKAAFFSHLLPAIRAHNTHIRQLRALVVSLRQVAVLTPEQTVWLELLAQIYLIEETLIDGEAFWQQLLLRVDTVPASLALAQAANESAYGTSRFATKGNNYFGQWCLQKGCGLVPSQRTRGADHEVAVFTTYAESVGSYIHNINTNPAYSGFRRQRNAMRQNQQALNSVELLSGLQSYSARGEDYTQAIGNLIVKNNLQAYDYAHPLAH from the coding sequence ATGGTAGGGAAAAACAATATATTGCATGGTGCACAGCGTACAATTCACTACGTATTCGTGATGTTGGGTTTAGTGTTTGTTGCTGAAGAAAGTAGCGCAAATACTGCGCCGCAGGTGTTGCCAGAAATTCGGCTAACCAGTTATACCCCGCTTGGCCCTACCCCTAAATTTGCTGCAATGGCCGATGTTAAAGCTAAGAAAGCCGCTTTTTTTAGTCACCTTTTGCCTGCCATTCGGGCCCACAACACCCATATTCGCCAGCTTCGGGCGCTGGTAGTTAGCCTCAGGCAGGTTGCTGTGCTTACACCAGAGCAAACCGTATGGTTAGAGCTATTGGCGCAAATTTACCTAATAGAAGAAACGCTAATAGATGGCGAAGCATTTTGGCAGCAGTTACTGCTGCGGGTAGATACAGTGCCAGCGTCGTTAGCGCTCGCCCAGGCGGCGAATGAATCTGCCTACGGCACGTCGCGCTTTGCTACCAAGGGCAATAATTACTTTGGCCAATGGTGCCTGCAAAAAGGGTGTGGGTTGGTGCCATCGCAACGAACCCGTGGTGCCGATCACGAGGTAGCGGTATTTACTACCTACGCCGAGTCTGTGGGCAGCTATATTCATAATATAAACACCAACCCTGCGTACAGTGGGTTTCGCAGGCAGCGCAATGCCATGCGCCAAAATCAGCAAGCGTTAAATAGCGTTGAATTACTGAGCGGGTTACAAAGTTATTCGGCACGTGGTGAAGATTACACCCAAGCAATTGGGAATTTGATAGTAAAAAATAATTTGCAAGCCTACGATTACGCCCACCCATTAGCTCACTAG
- a CDS encoding PEP_CTERM-anchored TLD domain-containing protein, with amino-acid sequence MRSTYSPLKKALALFAASFLACSAQAGLINGGTLLDQAGADQLENWLGLDDQDFTNIYTGTAGVSTAGQFHSAVNGAGATFSIYGISFADGSTARVGGYTTLDWAGSGYASDSEAFLFNLDTGEAQFTQNYTNHSIYRNERYFATFGGGHDLFGGYGVLGTCNGSGLNAFNTGCSGYSYSYSYDQSQGKITTANDSGYGNGNSGTNHYSWAVNSLEVYTFADAVSVPEPSTLALFGIGLLGLGISRRRTKA; translated from the coding sequence ATGCGTTCTACATACTCACCACTAAAAAAAGCACTAGCGCTTTTCGCTGCAAGTTTTCTTGCCTGTTCGGCTCAAGCAGGGTTAATTAATGGCGGTACACTGCTAGATCAAGCAGGCGCAGACCAATTAGAAAATTGGTTGGGCTTGGACGACCAAGACTTCACGAATATTTATACTGGTACAGCGGGTGTAAGTACGGCGGGTCAATTCCACTCTGCGGTAAATGGCGCGGGCGCTACTTTTTCTATTTATGGTATTAGCTTCGCAGACGGGTCTACTGCACGAGTAGGTGGTTATACAACATTGGATTGGGCCGGTAGCGGTTACGCTTCCGACAGCGAAGCCTTTTTGTTTAACTTAGACACCGGTGAAGCGCAATTTACGCAAAACTATACCAATCACTCTATTTATCGTAACGAAAGGTACTTCGCAACGTTTGGCGGCGGTCACGATTTATTTGGCGGATATGGTGTACTAGGTACATGTAACGGCTCTGGTTTAAACGCATTTAATACCGGCTGCTCTGGCTATTCGTATAGCTATAGTTACGACCAAAGCCAAGGCAAAATCACCACCGCAAACGACAGCGGCTATGGCAATGGTAACTCCGGTACAAACCATTATAGTTGGGCTGTAAATTCCCTAGAGGTATACACCTTTGCCGACGCAGTATCTGTACCTGAACCATCTACACTTGCACTATTTGGCATTGGCTTGTTAGGGCTTGGCATAAGTCGTCGCCGCACAAAAGCGTAA